ACGCGAGAGCACCAGGGTGAGCCCGAGCAGCGCGGGGATCAGGAGGGCCCAGCCGACCCAGGCGACCCGGAACACGCCCTGGAACGCACCGATGGCCAGGGCGCCCTGCATCACCTGCCACACGAGGATGCCGGCGCGGACCCACGCCCGACGGTTGCGCAGCCCGACGACCAGCGAGACCAGCCACAGCGCGGCGACCGCGCAGAGCAGGGTGAGCGCGACGGCCGAGGCGATGCTCGACGACGGGGCGACGATCGACTCCACGAGCAGCACGACGGTCGTGACGACGAGCGCGAGGGCCTCGAGCCCCACCACGACGAGCAGGGTCGTGACGGCCGGCGGGCGGCCCGGGACGTGGTCCGGAGCGGTCGGGGTGGTGTCGGGCACAGCAAGCCTCCAGCATCGGGACCCTTGATTTGGTCATCCCAGTATGGAACGATATTCGAGGTCGTTTGGACGGCACGATGTGGTGTGCGTCTCCCGCGGTTCGACGCTTCTCCCCCGAGCGTCCAGCGGGCGTCAGACTCGCTCCCAGCGGAAGCCTCCCCCACAGGTTCCCCTCGTGCCCTGTGCATGCCAGCGTTCCGATCCCCGAGCCGCGGCCCCGGCCTGCCGTTCGAGCATCGACATCAAGGAGCACCACACATGGACTGGCGTGACCAGGCAGCCTGCCTCACCGCGGACCCCGAGCTCTTCTTCCCCGTTGGGAACACCGGACCGGCCGTCGACCAGATCGAGAAGGCGAAGTCGGTGTGCGCGCGGTGCACCGTGACCGAGATGTGCCTGCAGTACGCCCTCGAGAACAACCAGGACTCCGGTGTCTGGGGCGGCCTGAGCGAGGACGAGCGTCGTGCGCTGAAGCGCCGCGCTGCCCGCGCCCGCCGCGCCTCCTGACGCAGCGCTCCTGACACGACGACGCCCGTCGCTCCCCCGGGAGCGACGGGCGTCGTCGTGCGCGCGGGCGTCGCAGGCGTGCGGTGCCGCCCGGGGTCGCCCGCAGGACGACCGCCGTCGCCCGCCGTTGCCGTGGGACGGCCGCACAATCGGAAGCACCTCGCACCACGGATACCCGCGGCGCGAGGTGCTTCCGGTTGTGCACGGGCAACGGACGCCACACGAACACGCCCGCGACGCGTCGGCCTAGGGGGCGCCGGCGGCCGTCAGCCAGCGGAACGGGATCGTGATCGTGACCTCGGTCCCGCTGCCGGTGAGCGTGTGCCAGTCGATCGTGCCGCCGAGCTCGCCCTGGATGAGCGTGCGGACGATCTGCGTGCCGAGACCCGAGCCGACCTTGCCCTCGGGCAGGCCCACACCGTTGTCACGGACCTCGATGTCGAGGTGGTCGTCGGCGCGGTTCGCGACGATCTCGACCTCGCCGTCGCGCCCGTCGAGCCCGTGCTCCACGGCGTTCGTGACGAGCTCGGTGAGCCCGAGCGCGAGAGGCGTCGCGGCCTCGGAGGGCAGCACGCCGAACTCGCCGGTCTTCTTCGGGCGGACGGTGGTGTTGTGCGACGCGGCGACCTCGGTCACGAGCTTGAGCACCGAGTCGAACACCTCGTCGAAGTCGACGTTCTGGCTGAGACCGGTCGACAGGGTGTCGTGCACGACGGCGATCGCGGCGACACGGCGCATCGCGTTCTGCAGTGACGTGCGGGCCTCGTCGGAGTGGGTCCGTCGGGCCTGGATCCGCAGCAGCGACGCGACCGTCTGCAGGTTGTTCTTCACCCGGTGGTGGATCTCGCGGATCGTCGCGTCCTTGGTGATGAGCTCACGCTCCTGGTGCCGCAGCTCGGTGACGTCGCGGCAGAGCACGATGGCGCCGATGCGCTCCCCGTGGTCACGCAGCGGGATCGACCGGAGTGACACCGTCACGCCCTTCGCCTCGACGTCGGCGCGCCACGGCGCACGACCGGTCACGACGAGCGGGAGGGACTCGTCCACGTCGAGCTTCGAGCCGATGAGCTCGGTGGTCACCTCGGCGAGGGACTTCCGCTCGAGCTCCCCCTCGAAGCCCATGCGGTTGAAGGCACTGAGGCCGTTCGGGCTCGCGAAGGTCACGGTGCCGTTCGTGTCGAGGCGGAGCAGACCGTCGCTCGCGCGGGGCGCACCGCGGCGCGGACCAGCCGGCGCCCCGAGGTCCGGGAAGTCACCGGTCGCGATCATGCCGAACAGGTCGTTCGCGCTCGCGGTGAAGTTCAGCTCCTGGCGGCTCGGCGTCCGCATCTCGTCCTGGTTCGAGTGCCGGGTGACCACGGCGATCGGACGGTCGGTCGTCTCGGTGCTGTTCGTGGTCAGCCGGCGGAGCACGGGGATCGCACGGACCCGGGTCGGCGTGTCCTCGTACCAGTCCGGCTCGGCCGAGTCGACGACCGTCGCACTCGCGAAGCACTGGGTGACCTGGTCGCGCCACTCCTCACGCATCTCCTGCCCGACGATGTCGCGGTAGAACAGGGTCGCCGCCGAGCTCGGACGCGCGTGCGCCACGGCCATGAACGAGCCGTCCACGGCCGTCGGCACCCACAGCACCATGTCCGCGAAGGAGAGGTCGGCGAGGAGCTGCCAGTCCCCCACGAGCAGGTGGAGCCACTCCACGTCCGCTTCCGAGGACCGGCCTTGCGCGAGGACGAGATCACTGAGGGTCGACACCCGGCAAGTCTAGGTGCGCCCGTCTGTGGAGAACGACGCCCCTCCACAAGCACGATGACGTCGGTATTTCACATGCGCCATTCGTCCGTACGCTCGGGACCGGAGGGGACATGGCGGCAGGAGAAGCGCGTCCGATCACGGCGGACGACCAGAGCGGACCGGTACCGCGGACGCTCGCCCCGGTGACCGGGACGACACCGAGGAGCGAGTCCGAGCACCGGGAGCTCGTGGCGGCGGGCAGGGGCCACCCCGACGTCGCGGACGGCGCCGAGGCCGGGACGTCGTCCGAGACCACGACGGCGACACCGGACGTCGCCGACACGGCGCGGGCACTCGGGCTGTGCGTCGTCGAGGTCCTGACCGGTGGGCGCGAGGTCGACAGCATCGCGCGCTGGATCACCGAGGACGTGCAGCGGCACCTGCTGCAGCGTGCCGCCCTCGGCGCTCGGGCGCGGTCGATCGGGAGACGGTCCCGCGCCCGCCCGATCCTGCAGGTCGGGAGCGTCCGGGTCTGCGAGCCGGCGCCCGGCGTCGCGGAGGCAGCCGTGGTGGTGCACACGCGCAGCCACGCGCGTGCCGTCGCGCTCCGGCTCGAGCTGCGGCAGGGGCGCTGGCGAGCGACCGCGATCGGGGTGCTCTGATCCCGCACCGGGGACACGACGGACGGGAGGCGCGGTGCCGTCCGGCACCGCGCCTCCCGTCCGTCGTCGTGGGGCGTCAGCCCTTCTTGGCGGCCTGACGACGCTCCGCGCGGTTCCCCGCGGCGGCCTGTCCGGAGGCGGTCGCCGCGTTGCCGAACGCCGACCCCTGCTCCGGACCGGCGGCCTCTGCCTCGGCCTCGGCCTGTGCGCGCTGCGCGCGAGCGGTGGCGGCCTGCTCCAGGCGTCCGCGCTCGTCGCGCACCTCGACCTCGCCGTCGATCGACGGCGCCGAGTACTCGAGGCCGGTGGCCTCGGACTCCCCGAGCCCCTTCGCCTCGATGACCGCGTTGTCGCCGTCCGACTGCACCTGGACCTCGAGGTTGAACAGGTACCCGACCGACTCCTCGCGGATCTGGCCCATCATGCTCTGGAAGAGCGCGTAGCCCTCGCGCTGGTACTCGACCAGCGGGTCGCGCTGTGCCATCGCGCGGAGGCCGATGCCGTCCTTGAGGTAGTCCATCTCGTACAGGTGGTCCCGCCAACGACGGTCGATCACGGAGAGGACGACGCGGCGCTCGAGCTCGCGCATGGCCTCGTCACCGAGGAGCTCCTCACGCTGCTGGTACGCGAGCTTGGCGTCGGACAGGATCTCGCGTGCCAGGAACTCGCGCGTCGCCTTGCCCTTCGAACCGGCCTCGGTGATGACCTCGTCGATGGAGATCGAGATCGGGTACAGCGTCCCGAGCTCGGTCCACATCGCGTCGAGGTCCCAGTCGTCCGGGGAGCCCTCGCCGGTGTGCGTGTCGATGACGTCGTCGATCACGGCCTTGAGGAACGACTGCGCACGGTCGTTGATGTCGTCACCCTCGAGGATGTGACGACGGTCGCTGTAGATCGCCTCGCGCTGGCGGTTCAGGACGTCGTCGTACTTCAGGACGTTCTTGCGGATCTCCGCGTTGCGGCCCTCGACCTGCGCCTGGGCGGACCGGATCGCCCGGCTGACCAGCTTGTTCTCGATCGCCATGTCGTCCGGCACGTTCGAGCGGCCCATCAGGCTCTCGGCCGCACCGGAGTTGAACAGGCGCATCAGGTCGTCGGTCAGCGACAGGTAGAAGCGGCTCTCGCCCGGGTCGCCCTGACGACCGGAACGCCCCCGGAGCTGGTTGTCGATGCGGCGCGACTCGTGGCGCTCCGTACCGAGGACGTACAGACCGCCGGCGTCGCGGACCTTGTCGGCCTCTTCCTTGATCTCGGCCTTGACGCGGGCGAAGACGTCGTCCCAGGCGGCCTCGTACTCCTCCGGCGTCTCCGTCGGGGACAGGCCCTTGGCGTGCATCTCCTGCACGGCCAGGAACTCGGAGTTGCCGCCGAGCATGATGTCGGTACCGCGGCCGGCCATGTTCGTGGCGACCGTGACGGCCCCGAGTCGACCGGCCTGCGCGACGATCGCGGCTTCGCGGGCGTGGTTCTTCGCGTTGAGGACCTCGTGCTTGACGCCCTTCTTCGCGAGGAGCTTCGACAGGTACTCGGACTTCTCGACGCTCGTGGTGCCCACGAGGACCGGCTGGCCCTTCTCGTGGCGCTCGGCGATGTCGACGGCGACCTGCTCGAACTTCGCCTTCTCGTTCTTGTAGACGAGGTCGGTCTGGTCGATGCGCTGCATCGGCTTGTTCGTCGGGATGGGGACCACGCCGAGCTTGTAGGTCGACATGAACTCGGCCGCCTCGGTCTCGGCGGTACCGGTCATGCCGGAGAGCTTCTGGTACAGGCGGAAGTAGTTCTGCAGCGTGACGGTCGCGAGGGTCTGGTTCTCGGCCTTGACCTCGACGCCCTCCTTCGCCTCGATCGCCTGGTGGATGCCCTCGTTGTAGCGCCGGCCCATGAGGATGCGACCGGTGTGCTCGTCGACGATGAGCACCTCGCCGTTCATCACGACGTAGTCCTTGTCCTTCTTGAACAGGGCCACGGCCTTGATCGAGTTGTTCAGGAAGGAGATGAGCGGGGTGTTCGCCGACTCGTAGAGGTTGTCGATGCCGAGGTAGTCCTCGACCTTCTCGATGCCGGGCTCGAGCACGCCGACCGTGCGCTTCTTCTCGTCGACCTCGTAGTCCTCGCCCGGGATCAGGCGGGTGGCGATCGACGCGAACTCGGTGAACCAGCGGTTCGCCTCGCCCGAGGACGGCCCCGAGATGATGAGCGGCGTGCGGGCCTCGTCGATGAGGATCGAGTCGACCTCGTCCACGATCGCGAAGTAGTGGCCGCGCTGCACCATGTCGGAGGCCTGCCACGCCATGTTGTCGCGCAGGTAGTCGAAGCCGAACTCGTTGTTCGTGCCGTAGGTGATGTCGGCCGCGTACTGCTCGCGGCGCTCGGCCGGCGACTGGTTCGCGATGATGCAGCCGGTGGTCATGCCGAGCGCACGGAAGACGCGCCCCATGATCTCGGACTGGTACGACGCGAGGAAGTCGTTGACCGTGATGACGTGCACGCCGCGCGACGGGATCGCGTTGAGGTAGGCGGCGGTCGTCGCGACGAGGGTCTTGCCCTCACCGGTCTTCATCTCGGCGATGTTGCCGAGGTGCAGGGCCGCGCCGCCCATGAGCTGCACGTCGAAGTGCCGCATGCCGAGGGTGCGCTTGGCTGCCTCGCGCACGGCGGCGAACGCCTCCGGCAGGAGGTCGTCGAGGGACTCCCCGTTGGCGTACCGCTCGCGGAGCTCCTTCGTCTCGTCCTGGAGCTCCTCGTCGGTGAGGCTCGCGAAGTCGTCCTCGAGGTCGTTGATGGCCGAGGCGTACGCCTTCAGCCGTCGGAGGGTCCGTCCTTCGCCGATGCGGAGGACCTTCTCCAGCACGTTTGCCACGTGAGCTCCTTACGGGGTCGTCGCGCGCGACCTGCGCGATCCGAACAGCCAGTCATGCTAGCAACCCGCCGGAGCGCTGCGCTGGGAGACGGGCGTTGCACCGAGCAGGGACGGCCGACGAGGGCAGCGGGTGCGAACGGTCCGACGAGGACCGCACGCACCCGCTGGACGGCGACGGTGCGCTACGCGACGGCCGCTGACCCGGCGGCGTCCGCGTCGGCGGTGCTGCCGTCCGCGCTCCCGTCGTCGATGCCGATCACGCCGTAGTCCCAGCCCTTGCGGCGGTAGACGACGCTCGGGCGCCGGGTCTCGGCGTCGACGAAGAGGTAGAAGTCGTGCCCGACCAGCTCCATGCGGTAGAGCGCGTCGTCGAGGGTCATCGGGGCCTCGGTGAAGACCTTCTGCCGGATGACCACGGGCGAGTACGGCTCGACGTCCTCGTCGTGCGACTCCTCGACCACGGCGACGACACCGGTCGCGACGGTCTCGATGAGCCGCCCGTCGGCCGGCGTGACATCCATGTGCTCGAACCCGGTGCCGGCGGCCTCGGCCACGGAGGTCGGGCGGTGGCGACCGCGGTGCACCTTGCGGCGGTCACGTGCCCGACGCAGGCGCTCGGTGATGCGGGCGAAGGCGAGGTCGAACGCCGCGTACTTGTCCGAGGCGGCGGACTCGGCCCGCACGAGGGGCCCGGGGCCGATCAGGGTGAGTTCGACGCGGTCCTCGCCCTGGGCGCCGCCGGCCTTCTCGTTGTGGCGGCTGAGGCGCACCTCGAAGGCGAGGGCGCGGTCGGCGAGCACGTCGATCTTCTCGGACTTCTGTTCCACGTAGGTGCGGAATCGATCGGTGACCCCGACGTTCCGGCCCGTGATCGTCACGTCCATGTGGCGGCTCCCATCCGTACTTCGGCGCGTCGCCTCCATCCGGCGATCCCGAACGCCTTGCCGCGAGGCTAGACCCCCGGCCCGAGCGGCGTCACCACCCGCCGGCGGGTCGCGCCGGACACCCACCGGACGCTCAGGCGTCGCCGGGCGGCCACCCGGCGTCCACCCGGCCGACCAGCCGCCGCACCCGCGGGGCCGGTGCACGAACCGTCCTGGTGCGGCCCGAGCGGTCACTCCTCGACCTCGGCGAGCGCGACGCACCGCACCACGCGACCCCCGGCCGCACGGACCGCGCGGACCGCCTCGGCCATGGTGACGCCGGTCGTGACCACGTCGTCGACCACCACGACGTCCCGACCCGCGACGTGCGCCGCACGGAGCGTGCCCACCGTCGCCTCGACCCGTTCGAGTGCCGTCCGCTCCTTCTGGCCGTGCGCGACGCGCTTCGTGGCCCGGGAGCCGGGCCGGTCCGCGGGGACCCGCCCCCGGACTCGCCGGAGCGCCCGGCGCGGCGCGCGACGGGGCCGCCCACGCGCAGCACCCGCGCGGCGGAGCAGCAGGACGACCGGGTCGAACCCCCGTCGCCGCGCCCCGGCAGGCGACGGCGGCACACGGACGAGCAGCGCTCCCGGGACGTCGGCCAGGGCCCGGTCGACGAGCGCGCAGAACCGTGGCGCGAGCACCGGCACGAGGTCCGTCCGGCCACGGAGCTTCAGCTCGAGGACGAGAGCCCGCACGGTGTCCCGGTAGGCGAAGGCCGCGTCGAGTCGGACACCCGCGACCAGCCGGCGTCGCTGCGGCTCGGCGTCGAGTGCGTCACGGCAGGGCCGGCAGACCGCCCGGTCCGGCGCACCGCACCCGACGCAGGCCACGGGGAGCACGAGTCCGAGCACCGCGGCGACGGCGTCCGACCAGGCAGACGGGTCGGTGGCAGGGGCGGTGGGAGGGGCGCCGGCAGCGCGGGTGCGCCGGCGGCGCGGGTCGGTCCTGGACACGGGTCGATCGTGGCGCCCGGCACACCGCCGAGGTGGGCCGTCGCGGCGGACGGTGGACGAGCCTCCAGGCCGCGCCGCGTGTGCAGGAACGGCCGCGCCGCGCGTGCAGGGGCGGCCGCGCCGCAGGAGCGGCGCGTGCCGCGTCAGCGCTGGGTACCGAGGACGTCCGCGGTGACCCCCGTGGTGTCCCAGCGGCCGCCGGTGGACTGCAGGACCGTGCCGTCCGCCATGCGCAGCAGGACCGATCCGCCGCTGCCGCCCGCCACCGAGGACGCCGTCCCGTCCGGCTTCGGCAACGTCGTCGACTGGCCGCCGACCGTCGACCGGACGACCTCGGGGCCGGCCTCCGTCTGCCCGACCGACACGACGTCGCTGTCGTTCACCCAGGCCGCACCGACGGCGTCACCCGTGGTCGCCTGCACGCGCACCGGCGAGCCGAGGCCCGTCGGCGTGCGGTCGCTGCCGCGGACGATCGCCATCACGTACAGGGCGGGCCCGTCGCCCGTCTCGATGAGGGCGAGCGCCCGTGTGGAGTCGCGGGAGACCTGGAACGAGACGAGCCGGCCGCGTGGCAGCGTCGTGGCGACCTCGTGCGGGTCGCCACCCAGCCCGTACGCCGTCACCCGGCTCGTGTCGTCACCGCTGCCGACCCAGACGAAGCCGAGGTCGTCGAGCGTCGGCGGGACCAGTCCGTCGGTCGCGTCGATGCGGAGCGCGTCCCGACCGCGGACCACGACCACGCCGCTGGCGTTGCCCACCGCGGCGACCGTGCCGGACGTGGAGAGCGAGAACGACTCCGGGTCGAGGGAGGCGATCGTCGTGCTCGCGTCGCCGCCGAGGGCCGCGACCCGACCGTTGCCCGTCGCGTACCCGACCTCGTCGTCGCGGTCGACGAGCGGTCGCGGGTCGACGTCGGGGTTGAGACGCGCCGTCGCGTCCTGCTGCTCCGGCTCGGCGAAGGTCGCCCCCTCGATGGTGATCGAGACGGACGACACCGAGGCGACCGACGCGAGCGAGCGGGTCAGCTGCTCGCGCATGCGCGCCTTGTCCTCGCCGCTCGAACCGAGGGCGTCGCGCGACAGGTCGACGAGCGCGGAGCCGTTCTCGATCGTGACCGCGTTGAGCGAGAGCTGCGTCCCCTCCGGGAAGGCCGACACGACGGCGCCCTTGAGCCAGTCGGACGGCCCGGCCAGCAGCGCACTGGCGATGCGGGTGCTCGTGGACGACCGGGCGAGGAACCACCGTTCGTCGGGCACCAGGTAGCGGTACGTCGGGTCGAAGAAGTAGAGCGCGTGCTGCTGGAACTGCGACTCGAAGCTCACCGGCGTGAGGATGATCCCGTCCGGGGCGTAGGCAATCCGCCACTCCCCGTCCTCGCGGACGAACTGGAACGTCAGGGTCGACGTCGTCGGCCGGACCGCCTGGGTGTACTCGCCGTCGGCGTCGACGGTCGCACTGGCGGTCAGCGTGTAGGTGAGCTCGCGGTCGGCGACCCGCTCGATCGCGCCGCTGCCCTGCAGGACGGTGACGCCGCGGCGCGGGTTCCACTTCTCGGCGAACCCCGTGGCGAGGAACTCGCGGGCGGTGCCGTAGTCGTCCTGCGCGCCGGTGCCGGCGGCGACGAAGCCGCGCAGGATCGCGGTCTGGTCCATGCCGGCGACCGGTCGGTCCGGGCGGAGCTCGAAGCCGGAGATCGCCTCGTCCTTCACCGACTGCCCGGTACGCACGCCGCCACCCGTCGGGATCGCCGCGCACGCCGAGAGGGCGACCACGGAGAGCGCCGCGAGCGTCACCACCACCAGGGTCCGGAGTCGTGCGCGCATCAGTCCTCCCCCCGGACGGCGCGGGGGCCGTCGTAGGTCTCGTCGAGTTCGGGCAGCGGGATGGCGGAGGTCGCGGTGCCGAGCGACTCGCCACGCGGCAGGGTCAGCACGAACGTCGAGCCCTCGCCGGGGCGCGACCACACGTCGATCCGACCGCCGTGCAGGTTCGCGTCCCCGAGGGAGATCGCGAGACCGAGGCCGGTGCCGCCGATGGTGCGCTTGCGGCTCGGGTCGGCGCGCCAGAAGCGGTCGAACACCCGCGCTGCGTCCTCCGGTGGCATCCCGACGCCCTGGTCACGGACCGCGATCGCCACGGACCGGGAGTCGCTGTCGACGACGACCTGGACGGGCTTCGCGTCACCGTGCTCGACCGCGTTGCCGACCAGGTTCCGCAGGATCCGCCGGATGCGCTTCGCGTCGAGCTGCATCGTGGTGTGGCCGCCGGGGGTGACGAGCTGCAGGTCGACGCCGGCACGGTCGGCGAGCGGGCGGAACTCCTCGACGATGTCGGCGGCGAGCGCGGCGGGCACGACGGGTTCGGTGTCGAGCTGCACCGCCTGGGCGTCGTAGCGGGAGATCTCGAGCAGGTCGGCCAGCAGCAGCTCGAAGCGCTCGACCTGTGCGTGCAGGAGCTCGGCGGACCGGCTCACCGACGGCTCGAAGGCGTGCCGCGAGTCGTAGAGCATGTCGCCCGCGAGCCGGATCGTGGTCAACGGCGTGCGGAGCTCGTGGGAGACGTCGGACACGAAGCGCTGCTGCACGCGGGAGAGCTCGGCGAGCTGGGTGATCTGCCGGCTGACCGCGTCGGCCATGTCGTTGAAGCTGCGCGCGAGGATCGCGATGTCGTCGTGACCCCGGACCGGGATGCGCTCGTCGAGCCGGCCGGCGGCGATCTTGCGACTCGTCTCGGCGGCACCGCGGATCGGCACGACGACGAGCCGCACCACGAGCGAGGTGACGAGCGCGATGAGGACGATGAGTGCGACGCCGCCGACCGACAGCGTCTGTGACACGAAGTCGAGGGTCTGCTGCGCGTCGGACAGGTCGTACACGATGTAGAGCTCGTACTGTCCGGCGCTCGGGACCTGCAGGACGGACCCGACGGCCAGGCCCGGCTCGCGGCGGCCGCCGTCGTCGAGCTGCACGGGCTGCAGGCTCAGTCGCCCGGTGTCCTTCCCGACCTCGCGGCGCAGGGCGTCGGTGATCACGGCGTCCGGGAAGCCCTGGCTCGCGAGGTTCTGCAGCGTCTGGGGCGTCGACTGGCCGGGCGTCCGCTCGATGGCGATGCTCGTGCCGCCCGGGCTCGTCGTGTTCGAGAGGATCGCCTGCTGCGCCTCGCTCTGCAGGGTCTCCAGCTCGGTCTGGTTGTTGTCCTCGGCCGCGGTCGCCGCGTCGAAGATGCCCTGCGCGACGATCGTCGCCCGGGCCGACTCGGACTCGATCTGGTCGCGGCGCTGCGCGTAGACGTTGTTCGAGATGCTGATCATGACCGCGGTACCGATGACGGCGACCGCGAGGCCGGTCGTCGCGACGGTGATCGCGACGCTGCGCACCATGAGCGACCGGCGCCACAGCCAGGCGACCGCGTACCACCCGCGACGGAGCCAGCGGCGGAGCCGACGCCGCACACGGGCGGCGCGACCGGGGAACCCGCGGCCGGCCCGCGGTGCGCCCCCGCCCGCCGCGGTACCGGACGACGCCGACGGCACGGTGCTCAGGCTCCT
The sequence above is drawn from the Curtobacterium sp. MR_MD2014 genome and encodes:
- a CDS encoding WhiB family transcriptional regulator yields the protein MDWRDQAACLTADPELFFPVGNTGPAVDQIEKAKSVCARCTVTEMCLQYALENNQDSGVWGGLSEDERRALKRRAARARRAS
- a CDS encoding sensor histidine kinase; amino-acid sequence: MSTLSDLVLAQGRSSEADVEWLHLLVGDWQLLADLSFADMVLWVPTAVDGSFMAVAHARPSSAATLFYRDIVGQEMREEWRDQVTQCFASATVVDSAEPDWYEDTPTRVRAIPVLRRLTTNSTETTDRPIAVVTRHSNQDEMRTPSRQELNFTASANDLFGMIATGDFPDLGAPAGPRRGAPRASDGLLRLDTNGTVTFASPNGLSAFNRMGFEGELERKSLAEVTTELIGSKLDVDESLPLVVTGRAPWRADVEAKGVTVSLRSIPLRDHGERIGAIVLCRDVTELRHQERELITKDATIREIHHRVKNNLQTVASLLRIQARRTHSDEARTSLQNAMRRVAAIAVVHDTLSTGLSQNVDFDEVFDSVLKLVTEVAASHNTTVRPKKTGEFGVLPSEAATPLALGLTELVTNAVEHGLDGRDGEVEIVANRADDHLDIEVRDNGVGLPEGKVGSGLGTQIVRTLIQGELGGTIDWHTLTGSGTEVTITIPFRWLTAAGAP
- a CDS encoding Rv3235 family protein yields the protein MTGTTPRSESEHRELVAAGRGHPDVADGAEAGTSSETTTATPDVADTARALGLCVVEVLTGGREVDSIARWITEDVQRHLLQRAALGARARSIGRRSRARPILQVGSVRVCEPAPGVAEAAVVVHTRSHARAVALRLELRQGRWRATAIGVL
- the secA gene encoding preprotein translocase subunit SecA, producing the protein MANVLEKVLRIGEGRTLRRLKAYASAINDLEDDFASLTDEELQDETKELRERYANGESLDDLLPEAFAAVREAAKRTLGMRHFDVQLMGGAALHLGNIAEMKTGEGKTLVATTAAYLNAIPSRGVHVITVNDFLASYQSEIMGRVFRALGMTTGCIIANQSPAERREQYAADITYGTNNEFGFDYLRDNMAWQASDMVQRGHYFAIVDEVDSILIDEARTPLIISGPSSGEANRWFTEFASIATRLIPGEDYEVDEKKRTVGVLEPGIEKVEDYLGIDNLYESANTPLISFLNNSIKAVALFKKDKDYVVMNGEVLIVDEHTGRILMGRRYNEGIHQAIEAKEGVEVKAENQTLATVTLQNYFRLYQKLSGMTGTAETEAAEFMSTYKLGVVPIPTNKPMQRIDQTDLVYKNEKAKFEQVAVDIAERHEKGQPVLVGTTSVEKSEYLSKLLAKKGVKHEVLNAKNHAREAAIVAQAGRLGAVTVATNMAGRGTDIMLGGNSEFLAVQEMHAKGLSPTETPEEYEAAWDDVFARVKAEIKEEADKVRDAGGLYVLGTERHESRRIDNQLRGRSGRQGDPGESRFYLSLTDDLMRLFNSGAAESLMGRSNVPDDMAIENKLVSRAIRSAQAQVEGRNAEIRKNVLKYDDVLNRQREAIYSDRRHILEGDDINDRAQSFLKAVIDDVIDTHTGEGSPDDWDLDAMWTELGTLYPISISIDEVITEAGSKGKATREFLAREILSDAKLAYQQREELLGDEAMRELERRVVLSVIDRRWRDHLYEMDYLKDGIGLRAMAQRDPLVEYQREGYALFQSMMGQIREESVGYLFNLEVQVQSDGDNAVIEAKGLGESEATGLEYSAPSIDGEVEVRDERGRLEQAATARAQRAQAEAEAEAAGPEQGSAFGNAATASGQAAAGNRAERRQAAKKG
- the hpf gene encoding ribosome hibernation-promoting factor, HPF/YfiA family encodes the protein MDVTITGRNVGVTDRFRTYVEQKSEKIDVLADRALAFEVRLSRHNEKAGGAQGEDRVELTLIGPGPLVRAESAASDKYAAFDLAFARITERLRRARDRRKVHRGRHRPTSVAEAAGTGFEHMDVTPADGRLIETVATGVVAVVEESHDEDVEPYSPVVIRQKVFTEAPMTLDDALYRMELVGHDFYLFVDAETRRPSVVYRRKGWDYGVIGIDDGSADGSTADADAAGSAAVA
- a CDS encoding phosphoribosyltransferase family protein, with protein sequence MSRTDPRRRRTRAAGAPPTAPATDPSAWSDAVAAVLGLVLPVACVGCGAPDRAVCRPCRDALDAEPQRRRLVAGVRLDAAFAYRDTVRALVLELKLRGRTDLVPVLAPRFCALVDRALADVPGALLVRVPPSPAGARRRGFDPVVLLLRRAGAARGRPRRAPRRALRRVRGRVPADRPGSRATKRVAHGQKERTALERVEATVGTLRAAHVAGRDVVVVDDVVTTGVTMAEAVRAVRAAGGRVVRCVALAEVEE
- a CDS encoding LpqB family beta-propeller domain-containing protein; amino-acid sequence: MRARLRTLVVVTLAALSVVALSACAAIPTGGGVRTGQSVKDEAISGFELRPDRPVAGMDQTAILRGFVAAGTGAQDDYGTAREFLATGFAEKWNPRRGVTVLQGSGAIERVADRELTYTLTASATVDADGEYTQAVRPTTSTLTFQFVREDGEWRIAYAPDGIILTPVSFESQFQQHALYFFDPTYRYLVPDERWFLARSSTSTRIASALLAGPSDWLKGAVVSAFPEGTQLSLNAVTIENGSALVDLSRDALGSSGEDKARMREQLTRSLASVASVSSVSITIEGATFAEPEQQDATARLNPDVDPRPLVDRDDEVGYATGNGRVAALGGDASTTIASLDPESFSLSTSGTVAAVGNASGVVVVRGRDALRIDATDGLVPPTLDDLGFVWVGSGDDTSRVTAYGLGGDPHEVATTLPRGRLVSFQVSRDSTRALALIETGDGPALYVMAIVRGSDRTPTGLGSPVRVQATTGDAVGAAWVNDSDVVSVGQTEAGPEVVRSTVGGQSTTLPKPDGTASSVAGGSGGSVLLRMADGTVLQSTGGRWDTTGVTADVLGTQR
- the mtrB gene encoding MtrAB system histidine kinase MtrB, giving the protein MPSASSGTAAGGGAPRAGRGFPGRAARVRRRLRRWLRRGWYAVAWLWRRSLMVRSVAITVATTGLAVAVIGTAVMISISNNVYAQRRDQIESESARATIVAQGIFDAATAAEDNNQTELETLQSEAQQAILSNTTSPGGTSIAIERTPGQSTPQTLQNLASQGFPDAVITDALRREVGKDTGRLSLQPVQLDDGGRREPGLAVGSVLQVPSAGQYELYIVYDLSDAQQTLDFVSQTLSVGGVALIVLIALVTSLVVRLVVVPIRGAAETSRKIAAGRLDERIPVRGHDDIAILARSFNDMADAVSRQITQLAELSRVQQRFVSDVSHELRTPLTTIRLAGDMLYDSRHAFEPSVSRSAELLHAQVERFELLLADLLEISRYDAQAVQLDTEPVVPAALAADIVEEFRPLADRAGVDLQLVTPGGHTTMQLDAKRIRRILRNLVGNAVEHGDAKPVQVVVDSDSRSVAIAVRDQGVGMPPEDAARVFDRFWRADPSRKRTIGGTGLGLAISLGDANLHGGRIDVWSRPGEGSTFVLTLPRGESLGTATSAIPLPELDETYDGPRAVRGED